The Magnetospirillum sp. XM-1 genomic interval GTTGCCCCAGGGCGGCGATCTCGCGCTCGGGATTGGCGCGGAAATCGTTGCGAAGATAGGCTTCGGTGGTGGCGTCGTCGTGCAGGACGTGGGCATAGAGCCCGGCGTCGTGGGCGCTGAGTTCATTCAAGAGGATCATGGTGAACCAGCCCAGCGTGATCTCGGTCAGGTTGATGCCCCGGCGGGTCTTCTGCAGGAAGGTCTCGACCTTTTCCATGTTGGCCAGCATTTCCTGGCGGAATTCCTCGCGCTCCTCGGCGCTCATCTCGGGCGGCGGCGGGGGCGGGGCGGCGCAGCCGATCAGCGCGGCCACCATCAGTGCGGCGATCACCCGGCGCATGTGTTCCATTCCATTTCTATGAGCCGACAGGGCGGGGCGCCCGGTCCAGGGCGGCCAGGGCGCCGGCCAGGGTGGGAAAGCGCGACACGATCCGCCCTGAACGGGCGACGCTCCAGGTGGCGCCCTTGGAGCCGGCCGCAGATTTGGTGACGGTATAAAGGGGGCGCTCGAGGGCGTGGCGGAAGATGGAGAACATCGCTCCGTCCGGGCGGACGTCGATGGCGTAGTCGCGCCATTCTCCGCTGGCGACCCGCATGGCGTAAAGGGTCAGCAACTGGGTAATCTCGGCGCGTTCAAAATGAACGAACTCCGTATTTCCCCGGTACTCGGACATGCGGATCAATGTCGCCATCGGCCACCCCACCGGTCTTTCCCCTGGAAATACTGTCGCCCAGGGGACGGTGTCTGTCGAGTATTTAGATGGGGGCGCCGGTCAACGGATGGGAGTGGAGGCGGGAACGAATCCGATCAGACGGTCGTTGCCTTCGTTGTAGGGCTGGGAATAGCAGGTGGGCCGCGCCAGGGTGCTGTAGCAATAGACCTGGGGCGGCGGGGTCGGCCGGTCGGGCAGGTCGATGCAATAGGCGTCGCCGCGCTCGGCCCTGGGGCTCGAGCAATCCTTGCCGGTGATCCAGCCCGCCACATGGTCGCCCATGGTTTTGTGGGTGTTGATCAGGCTCAGCGCTTCCAGCTGCATGAAGGTATAGGTATTGGGCAGCGGACGTGGTGCGGGATTGAGCGAGCCCCGCTCGCCGATCCAGGCGCACCCGCCCACGGCCAGCATGCCGACCAGAACCCAACTATGCACAACGTTGCGACCGATCATTTCTATGATCCTGCCAGACACTTGAACTATAGTGTGAGACCACGTCGAAACGGAATCAATGGGCAGATTCTGCCGGGGGGGGAGATGGCGGTGACGGCACCCCTTTGCGCCGGGGATTGGGCGGCGCCGGATTTCACCCTGCCCGGCATCGACGGGCGGAACTGGAGCCTGTCCGACATTCGGGGCGGGCGTCCCACCCTGGTGGCGTTCATCTGCAATCACTGTCCCTATGTGGTCGCCATCATCGACCGGCTGGTCCGCGACGCGGCCCTGCTGCGCGCCGAGGGCATCGGGGTGGCGGCGATCAATTCCAACGACCCGGTCCAGTACCCCGAGGATTCCTTCGACAACATGAAGGTGTTCGCCCGCGCCCATGGAATCGACTTCCCCTATCTGTTCGACGAAAGCCAGGAGGTGGCGCGGGCCTGGGGGGCGGTCTGCACCCCGGATTTCTTCGGCCTCGACCGTGACGGCCGCCTGCGTTATCGCGGGCGCTTAGACGAATCCGGCCGTCTGCCCGCCGCCCCGGATGCGCGCCGCGAACTGCTGGACGCCATGCGGCTGGTGGCGGCCACCGGGCTGGGGCCCGAGCATCAGGTGCCCAGCATGGGCTGTTCGATCAAATGGCGCGAGACGCCTTGAAGGGATTCGTGACGCCGTATTTGCCAAGGGGGCCGGGGCGGACTATGTTACGGCGCGGCTCCAGGCCAACGGCCCGGAGCCAGACCGCCCGCATGGAGTAGAGTTCCTTGACCGAGAAGCACGACGATGCCGCCGCCGACCTCCTGATCAAGGAGGTGGACGAGGATCTGCGGCAGGATGAGCTTAACAGGCTGTGGAAGAAGCATGGCGGCCTGCTGACGGCGGCTGCCGTGGCGCTGGTGCTGTCGGTGGCCGGCTGGCAGGGCTGGCAGGGCTGGGACGCCAAGCAGCGCCAGGCCGCCTCGTCGCGCTATTCCGAGACCTCCGCGCTGGTCGAGCAGGGCAAGAAGGACGAAGCCTCCGAGGTGCTGGCCAAGCTGGCCGCCGAGGGGCCCAAGGGCTATCGCCTGCTGGCCGAGCTGCGCCGGGCCGACATGGCCCAGCAGGCGGGCGATTTCGCCGGCGCCGCCGCGCTGTATTCCAAGATTGCCGCCGATAGCGGGGTGGACAAGGTCTATCGCGACATGTCGGCCATCCGCGCCGCCTATCTGGTGCTGGACACCAGCGATCCCGCCGCCGTCGAGAAGTCGGTGGAGCCGCTGGCGGTGGAAGCCAGCTCGTGGCGCCATTCCGCCCGCGAAATCCTGGCCCTGGCCGCCCTGAAGCGCGGAGACGCCGCCCGCGCCGCCGATCTGCTGGCCAAGATCGCCGAGGATGCCGCCGCGCCCCAGGGGCTCAGGACCCGTGCCGCCGAATTGCTAGCCGCCACCGGGCAACGCGCCAGGAGCTGATTCATGGGAATGACCGTCATGACGCGCAGGATCGCCGGTGTCTTGATCGCCGTGCTGGCGCTGGGAGGCTGCGACAGCTGGCTGGGCGACAACAAGGCGCCGCCGCTGCCGGGCAAGCGCATCTCGATCCTGTCGCGTGAAAAGATGGTCGAGCCCGACATGGGCGGGGCGCAGGCCAAGATCGTGCTGCCGCCGCCCGAGGAAAACGACGACTGGCCCCAGGCCGGCGGCTATTCCAACCATGCCATGCACCACATGCAGGTGGGCGATTCCCTGACGCGCGCCTGGAAGAGCGACGCCGGCACCTCGGCCGGCAAGCGTCGCCGCCTGCTGGGCCAGCCCATCGTCGCCGAGGGCAAGATCTTCACCGTCGACGCCTCGTCCATGGTGTCGGCCTTCGACGCCAACACCGGCAAACGGCTGTGGCGGAGCGAGCTTACGCCCGAGGACACCTCCGAGGTCTATACCAGCGGCGGCCTGGCCTACGAGGACGGGCAGATCTTCGCCGCCACCGGTTTCGCCCAGGTGGTGGCGCTCGACGCCAAGAGCGGCAAGATCGACTGGCGCCAGACCGTGTCCGGGCCGCTGCGCGGTTCGCCCACCGTGCGCGGCGGGCGGGTGTTCGCGGTCACCGTCGACAACCAGACCCACGCCCTGGCGGCCGAGGACGGTTCGGTGCTGTGGACCCATACCGGTATCGCCGAATCCGCCGGCCTGCTGGCCGGCAATTCGCCGGCCGTGGACGGCAACATGGTGGTGGTGCCCTATTCCTCGGGCGAGATCTTCGCGCTGCGCGTCGAGAACGGCTCGATCATCTGGCAGGATTCGCTGGCCACGGTGCGCCGGACCGAGATCGTCGGCGCCCTGCTCGACATCCGTGGCCGCCCGGCCATCGACCGGGGTCGCGTCTACGCCATCAGCAACGCCGACATGCTGGTCTGCATGGAGCAGCGCACCGGGCGGCGCATCTGGGAAAAGGAGATCGGCGGCGTCCAGAGCCCGTGGATCGCCGGCGATTATCTCTATGTGCTCACCAACAACAACGAGGTGTTGGCGCTGGAGGCGAAGACCGGCCGCATCGTCTGGGTGACCGAGATGCAGAACTGGGAAAATCCCAAGGACCGCGAGGGCCGCATCGTCTGGGTCGGCCCGGTCCTGGCTTCGGACCGCCTGATCCTGGCGTCGTCGGACGGCAAGCTGGTGTCGCTGTCGCCCTATACCGGCGACATGCTGGGCTGGGAGGAGGCTCCCGCCAGTATCAGCATTGCCCCGGTGATCGCCAACAACACCCTCTATTTCCTGACCGACGACGCCGATCTCGTCGCTTATCGCTAGAGTACCCTTCATGTCCTTTACCGTGGCCATCGTCGGACGCCCCAATGTGGGCAAGTCCACCCTGTTCAACCGTCTGGTGGGCAAGCGCTTGGCCATCGTCCATGATCTGCCCGGCGTGACCCGCGACCGCCGCGAGGGCAAGGCCAGCCTGCTGGGCATGGACTTCCAGGTGGTGGACACCGCCGGTTTCGAGGACGAGGGCGGCGATTCCGTCGAGGCGCGCATGCGCCGCCAGACCGATCTGGCGGTGTCCGAGGCCGACGTCGCCCTGTTGCTGATCGACGCCCGCGCCGGCGTGACTCCGCTGGACCGCCATTTCGCCGACCACCTGCGCCGCCTGCCCACCCCGGTGATCCTGGTGGCCAACAAGTGCGAGGGCAAGGCGGGCATGCCGGGCATGTACGAGTCCTACGGCCTGGGCATGGGCGAGCCGGTGCCGGTCTCGGCCGAGCACGGCGAGGGCATGTACGAACTGTTCGAGGCGCTGCGCGATCACGCCATCAAGGCCGGCGCGCTGACCGAGGACGGTGACGATCCCGAGGAGCCGGAGGACGGCGACGAGGATGATCCCACCCGCCCGCTGACCATGGCCATCGTCGGACGCCCCAATGTGGGCAAGTCGACGCTCGGCAACCAGCTGCTGGGCCAGGAGCGCCTGCTGACCGGGCCAGAGGCCGGGCTGACCCGTGACGCCATTGCGGTGGAGTGGGAGCACCGGGGGCGGCGCATGAAGCTGGTGGACACCGCCGGCCTGCGCAAGAAGGCTCAGATCTACGACGCCATCGAGAAGCTGTCGGTGGGCAACACCATCGAGACCATCCGCATGTCCGAGGTGGTGGTGCTGGTGATGGACGCCGCCGCCATCCTGGACAAGCAGGACCTGACCATCGCCCGGCTGGTGGTGGAGGAAGGCCGCGCCCTGGTTCTGGCCATCAACAAGTGGGACATGGTCGACGACCCCCAGACGGCGCTGAAGCGCCTGAAGGATCGGCTCGAGACCTCGCTGCCCCAGGCCAAGGGCGTCGCCACCGTGACCCTGTCGGCGCTGACCGGCCGGGGCGTCGAGCGCCTGATGGATGCGGTGGTGGACACCTGGGGCCATTGGAACCGCCGCATCCCCACCGCCCAGCTCAACCGCTGGCTGGAAGACATGATCGAGCGTCACCCGCCGCCGGCCCTGCCGGGCGGACGCCGCTACAAGATCCGCTACATGACCCAGGCCAAGGCCCGGCCGCCGACCTTCGTGCTGTTCGCCACAAGGCCGGAGGAACTGCCGGAATCCTATTCGCGCTATCTGGTCAACGGCCTGCGCGAAGCCTTCGACCTGCCCGGCGTGCCGGTCCGCCTCTATGTGCGCGGCGGCAAGAATCCCTACGCCGACAAGGACGGCTGACGCGTCCGAGAGCCATCCGCACCCCCTCCCCCGGCTTGCCGGGGGAGGGGGATTTTTGTTCGGGGCTCGACGTCCAACTCCTACTTATGCTTGGAGAACAGATCCAGCGTCTTGCAGATCAGCGAGCCGATGGGACGCGGCTTGGGGTCGGCAAGGCGTTCCGCCAGGTAATCGGCCACCGCCTTGCCGGGGTCGGTCTCGGCGGTCTGGCGGGCATCGACGCCGCGGGCCTGCATGCGCTTCATGAAGCCGTCGCCGGCGGAAATGGCGATCACCGTCGCGATGCCGTCCAGCGGGTGGGGGCCTTCGCCCTCGTAATGGTGAAACACCTGGGCCGGTTCCAGCTCGATCCGGGCGGCGGCGGGGCCTTCCTCCGGGTCATAGACCAGCCAGTGGCGGGCGCGGCCGGCATGTCCGGCGACCTTGGCGAAGCGGGAATCGACGGCAACGGCGATTTTCATGACAAGGCGCCCCCAATGTGAAGCAATTCATAGACATAGGCAGATCGTATGATCACTAAGGCAAGCCTGGGGAAGGAATGCGTATCGGAATGCGCATTCCCTTGATGTGGGGCCTGAACTCGGCGATTATCCGGCAGGCGGAGGAGAACGACTGTGACGGTACGCATTCTGATAGCCGAGGATCAACAGCTGGTTCGGCAGGGCCTGGTTGCCCTGCTGGCGGTTGACGATGTCACCATCGTCGGCGAGGCCGAGGACGGCAAGGGCGCGCTGGAGATGGCCCGCACCCTGTCGCCCGACGTGGTGCTGATGGACCTGTCCATGCCCGAACTGGATGGCGTCGAGGCGACCCGGCGCATCAAGCAGGTGGCGCCGCAGGTGCGCGTCCTGGTGCTCACCGTCGCCAATTGCGAACGCCGGGTGGCCGAGGCCCTGGCGGCCGGTGCCGACGGCTACGCCTTGAAGAAGCTGGGCCACGCCGAGCTGATGGCCGCCATCAACGCGGTGTGCGCCGGCAAGACCTATCTGGGCCCCGGCCTGTCCGAGGAACTGGTCAAGGAATACCTGGAAGGCTCGGACATGGCCGGCGGTTCGCTGACCGCCCGCGAGCGCGAGGTGCTGCAGCTGATCGCCCGCGGCCACAAGAACCGCGAGATCGCCGACGACCTGGGCATCGCCATCAAGACGGTGGAGACCCACCGCACCAAGATCATGCAGAAGCTCGACCTGCACAATTCCGCCGAACTGGCGGCCTACGCCATCCGGCGCGGGCTGATCGAGTAGGTCAGCCCAGGGCGGCGACCAGGCGCGCCGCCCAGCTCCGCAGCCGGCCGATGGATCGGCGGGCGAAACGCCACACTCTCCACCCGTTCAGCCGCGCATGGGCCCAGGCCTTGGCGCCGGTGATCCAGTCGTGCAGGCGCACGAACCACGCCACGCTCATCAGGGTCGGCTTGCACAGGGTGTAGATGCGGGCGAACAGCGCCGTGGCGGTGAGTTTCGCGGCCAGCAGCACCAGAATCCCCCACAGAACGTGCCCATGGGCCATGGCCCACAGCGCCATCAGCTTGAAGGGAAACATGGCGGCGCCGGGCGCCAGGAACAGCGCCGCCGCCCCCATGGGGGGCAGGGTCTGGATGCGGGCCTCCAGCCGGGCGACCAGGGGCAGGCGGCCCAGGCGGGCCATCAGCGCCTTCAATCCGGCCCAGACCACTTCCTCGGCCAGCATCAGCAGGACGGCGGGCGGCACCAGCAGGGCGGAGACGAGGGAATGGCGGCGGGGCGTTCGGTCGCTCATGGGCCTGATCGCAAGGGAAGGACGGCATCAATATAGGACGGGCGGCCTGTCACGCAAACGTCAGGCTGGGGTGCTAGCCTCTGCGGCCGTTCATTGATGAAAGCCCGCCATGCGCCTGCCGTCCTCGCCTTTTGGTATTTTTCTGGTCATCTGCGCCGTCCTGCTGCCCGCCGGAGCGGGGCTGACCGCCCCGGTCTGGCTGATGGTGATGGGCATGCGTCTCGACGTCGCCGCCGCCATCGGGGCGCGCATCGTCGGCGTGACCGCCCTGGCCTGCGCCTGCCTGGGTCTGGTCTATTGGCTGGTCATACGGCCCCGGCTGGCGGTCGCCCCGCCGGTGGCGGTCGAAACCGGACCGATTGCGGAGAATCCGGCCCGCGACCGGCTGGTCCACGCCCTGGTGTGGTGCCTGTTCCTCGTCCCCTTCGTGCTGGTGGTCGTCGGCTTCATTGTGGGTCAGCTGGACAAGGCGGCGGGGGTGGATTGACGCCCTTGCGCCGGGAGCGGCGCAGCTTCCGCTCGACGCCGCAATCCAGGCAGACCTGGGCGCGGGCCCGGCGGCAGCGGTCCTTGACCGGGCAATCCTCGGGCGGTTCGGCCCTTGTGGGGCGGCCGGAGCGGGTGGTTGGGCGCTTAGGGGGGGCCGGGTCTGCCATGATGGCCGAAGGAAAGGGGCTTAGTGCCCGCCCTTCTTTTCCTTTTTGTCGTCCTTCTTTTCTTCCTTGCCGCCCGCCTTGCCCGCCACCTGATCGGGCCGCATGAAGGCCTGTACCGGCTTCAGCCATTCCGAGGCATCGTTGGCCCGTTCCGCCACGGCGGCGCGGCCGTCGGAGGAGGCGTTCAGGGTGGCGGTGACGCCTTCCAGCGCCGCCCGCTGGCTGGCTTCGTCGCCGCCCTCGGCCCGGACGGCGAAGACGGCGCGGACCGGAATGGCGGCGTCGGGGCCGCTGGGGCGCAGCGAAAGCATCCAGCCGACCTTGCGGTTCGGGCCTTCGATCACTCCTTCCTTCATCATCAGGGACTGGTTGGCGGCCATGATGCCGACGGAATAGCGCAGCACCGCGTCGCCGGGCGGCGCCGTCAGGGTGACGCCCACCGGAATGGGCTTGGTCCCGTGCAGCACCAGTTCGCCCTCGACGGCATAGGCGATGCCGTCGGTGCGGGGAAAGCGGGCCAGTTCGTTCTTGAACGAGAAGGTGGCCTCGTTGGAGCGGGTCCAGCCGCGCGGGATCTCCTTGCGCAGCAGGAAGCGCTCCACCGTGCGGCGCAGGGTGTAGAAATGCTCGTCCTCGGTGGGGGTGAAGCTCTCGCGCTTGCGCGGCGCCGGCAGCAGGCCGGTGGCTTCGATGGTGAAGATGCCGTAGCCGTTGGCCACCGGGGCCTTGTCCACCAGGGTGAAATTCTCCACCGCCACGGATGCCGCGACGGGGGCGCCGGGAACGCCTTTGGCCGGAGTGGTGGCCGCCTGGGATTCCGCCGCGTCGGCTTCGCAGCCGAGGCTGGCGGCCATCGCGAATGCAAGCATGGCCATCGACCTTAGGAACATGGGGGAATCCGATTCTGTTGATCCCGTGCGACAGGCGGCATTGTGGTCCTTGTGCATACGGGTTTTCAACTCCCAGATAGGGAAGGGACCCGGGGGTGGAAAGGAAAAGACGATGGAAGGCCAGGCCGGACCGGTTACCGTCAGCATCGCGCGCAAGGCCGTCGCCGGCCGCGAGGCCGATTACGAGGCCTGGATATCGCGGATCACCGCCGAGGTCTGCCACTGGCCGGGCTATCAGGGGGTCAACGTCCTGCGGCCGGCGGCCGCCACCGATTACGCCTACGTCACCATCTACCGCTTCGCCAACTGGGAACAGTGCCACGCCTTCGAGAAATCCGAGATGCGCGCCAAGTTCCTCGAAGAATTGGAGGGCATGGTCGAGCCGGAAGCCGAGATCAAGAAGGTCACCGGCCTGGAATTCTGGTTCGACCTGCCCGAGGTGCCCGCCCAGGCCCGGCCGTCGCCCCACAAGATGGCCCTGGTGGTGACCCTGGTGGCCTATGGCGTGGTCATGGGCCTGAATTTCGCCATCGGACCGCTGATCGCCGCCCAGCCCCTGTGGCTCAAGGCCCTGATCATGGTCTCGGCCCAGGTGCTGCTGATGACCTACGTCTTCATGCCCCAGGCCACCAGGCTGCTGCGCCGCTGGCTGTTCGGCTAGGATATTAAATAAGAAGCCCCTCTCCCCCCCGCCCCCACCCCGCCTCACCCCCAGCAAAGCCGGGGGAGGGGGAGAGGATGAGCTCGCCCCTCTCGATGGCGGATCAGCGCCTGAGCGCGCCGGGCAAAGCGTGGCGGGCCAGGGCCACCGACTGGGCGGGCAGGTCCACCTCGTCGGCGAAGGCCAGCAACGCCGATTCGTCGTCCAGCAGGAAATCCAGCACCGCGCCCAGCACCTCCGCCTCGCCCGCTCGCTGCCGCAGGGTTTGGGAATCGCAGCCGGTCAGCGCCAGGAAGCGCATGGCCCTGTCCTGGTCGGTGACCAGCCAGGCCAAGGCCCGAAGTGCCGTCACTTCCGCCGAGGCGGGAGAAAGCATGGTGTCATGCATGGCCGATTCCCCTCGCCCGGTGCATGCGCTCGACCTGGGAGAGCAGCCGCATGGCCCGGTCCGCCGCCGGCCAGTCGCCCTGCCGCGCCAATTCGGCGGCGCGCCGCGCCGCCACGAACACGGCTTCCCGTCCGAAATAGGCGACCATTTCGTGGGCCGCGCTGGTCCATTGTTCGTCCATGCCGGGGGTCTCCTGCAAAGAACGTAACGATAAAATAAACAGAACAAAAAGGCAATATGATCTTTGCCGGTGGCAAATTCCCGGCTTGAAGCGGTAAGATGCCATTCCCATCTACCTTTCCATACGTATGGGGTGGCTAAGGGGAGGGCCGAATGCGGTTTCGCTGGATTGCGACGGCGGCGGGGGGCGTCGTGCTGGCCGCAGTGTTCATGCTGCTGAACTGGGGCGGGGTCTTCGACGACCGCAGGCTGGTGATCGGCGTCCTCAACCACGCCATCGTGGCCGAGGAGGCCCTGGACGGATTCAAGGCCGGCCTTGCCTCCCAGGGGTATCCCGAAGGCGGGCGCGTCACCTACCACTATCGCGGCCCGGTCACCGGCCCGGCCCTGGAGGCCGAGGCGGAACGGCTGGCCACCTTGAAGCCCGACCTGTTTCTCAGCCTCTCCACCCCGGCGGCCAAGGCCGCCTTCGCCGTGGCCAAGCCCTTAGGCACGCCGCTGGTTTTCGCCCCGGCCAGCGACCCCATCGCCATCGGTCTGGCCGAGACCCTGGGACGGCCGGGACGCAACGCCACCGGCGTCACCTTCGGCATCCAGGAGCCGGTGCGCCTGCAATGGCTGAAGACGCTGCTGCCGGGCTTGAAGGCGGTGCTGGTGCCCTACAATCCCGACGACGCCTCGCCCAGGGTGTCTCTCGCCAAGATCACGCCGCTGGCCGCCGAGCTGGGCATCCGTATCGATCAGGCCCATGTGCGCAATCTGGCCGAGCTGGACGGGGCCCTGGCGCGGATGGCTCCCGACGTCGGCGCGGTGTTCGTGCCGGTGGACGCCTTCGTGGCGTCCCAGGTGCCGCGCCTCATGCTGGCCACCCTGGGCCGGGGAATTCCTCTGACGACGCCGCAGCGGGGCGGCGTGGTCGAGGGCGCCTTCATGTCCTACGGCCTCGACATGCGCTCGCTGGGAGGCCAGGGGGCGCGGCTGGCCGCCCAGATCTTGGGCGGCGTTCCCGCCGGCGACCTGCCGGTGGAGACGGCGGAATTCCGTCTGGTGATCAACATGGAGACGGCCGGGCGCCTGGGGCTTCAAATCCCCGACACCATCTTGCGCCAGGCAGAACTGATCCGCGCGGTGAGGGGGGACGAT includes:
- a CDS encoding PQQ-like beta-propeller repeat protein — its product is MGMTVMTRRIAGVLIAVLALGGCDSWLGDNKAPPLPGKRISILSREKMVEPDMGGAQAKIVLPPPEENDDWPQAGGYSNHAMHHMQVGDSLTRAWKSDAGTSAGKRRRLLGQPIVAEGKIFTVDASSMVSAFDANTGKRLWRSELTPEDTSEVYTSGGLAYEDGQIFAATGFAQVVALDAKSGKIDWRQTVSGPLRGSPTVRGGRVFAVTVDNQTHALAAEDGSVLWTHTGIAESAGLLAGNSPAVDGNMVVVPYSSGEIFALRVENGSIIWQDSLATVRRTEIVGALLDIRGRPAIDRGRVYAISNADMLVCMEQRTGRRIWEKEIGGVQSPWIAGDYLYVLTNNNEVLALEAKTGRIVWVTEMQNWENPKDREGRIVWVGPVLASDRLILASSDGKLVSLSPYTGDMLGWEEAPASISIAPVIANNTLYFLTDDADLVAYR
- a CDS encoding ABC transporter substrate-binding protein, whose amino-acid sequence is MRFRWIATAAGGVVLAAVFMLLNWGGVFDDRRLVIGVLNHAIVAEEALDGFKAGLASQGYPEGGRVTYHYRGPVTGPALEAEAERLATLKPDLFLSLSTPAAKAAFAVAKPLGTPLVFAPASDPIAIGLAETLGRPGRNATGVTFGIQEPVRLQWLKTLLPGLKAVLVPYNPDDASPRVSLAKITPLAAELGIRIDQAHVRNLAELDGALARMAPDVGAVFVPVDAFVASQVPRLMLATLGRGIPLTTPQRGGVVEGAFMSYGLDMRSLGGQGARLAAQILGGVPAGDLPVETAEFRLVINMETAGRLGLQIPDTILRQAELIRAVRGDDGR
- a CDS encoding antibiotic biosynthesis monooxygenase, translating into MEGQAGPVTVSIARKAVAGREADYEAWISRITAEVCHWPGYQGVNVLRPAAATDYAYVTIYRFANWEQCHAFEKSEMRAKFLEELEGMVEPEAEIKKVTGLEFWFDLPEVPAQARPSPHKMALVVTLVAYGVVMGLNFAIGPLIAAQPLWLKALIMVSAQVLLMTYVFMPQATRLLRRWLFG
- a CDS encoding response regulator transcription factor encodes the protein MTVRILIAEDQQLVRQGLVALLAVDDVTIVGEAEDGKGALEMARTLSPDVVLMDLSMPELDGVEATRRIKQVAPQVRVLVLTVANCERRVAEALAAGADGYALKKLGHAELMAAINAVCAGKTYLGPGLSEELVKEYLEGSDMAGGSLTAREREVLQLIARGHKNREIADDLGIAIKTVETHRTKIMQKLDLHNSAELAAYAIRRGLIE
- a CDS encoding NifB/NifX family molybdenum-iron cluster-binding protein codes for the protein MKIAVAVDSRFAKVAGHAGRARHWLVYDPEEGPAAARIELEPAQVFHHYEGEGPHPLDGIATVIAISAGDGFMKRMQARGVDARQTAETDPGKAVADYLAERLADPKPRPIGSLICKTLDLFSKHK
- the der gene encoding ribosome biogenesis GTPase Der; this translates as MSFTVAIVGRPNVGKSTLFNRLVGKRLAIVHDLPGVTRDRREGKASLLGMDFQVVDTAGFEDEGGDSVEARMRRQTDLAVSEADVALLLIDARAGVTPLDRHFADHLRRLPTPVILVANKCEGKAGMPGMYESYGLGMGEPVPVSAEHGEGMYELFEALRDHAIKAGALTEDGDDPEEPEDGDEDDPTRPLTMAIVGRPNVGKSTLGNQLLGQERLLTGPEAGLTRDAIAVEWEHRGRRMKLVDTAGLRKKAQIYDAIEKLSVGNTIETIRMSEVVVLVMDAAAILDKQDLTIARLVVEEGRALVLAINKWDMVDDPQTALKRLKDRLETSLPQAKGVATVTLSALTGRGVERLMDAVVDTWGHWNRRIPTAQLNRWLEDMIERHPPPALPGGRRYKIRYMTQAKARPPTFVLFATRPEELPESYSRYLVNGLREAFDLPGVPVRLYVRGGKNPYADKDG
- a CDS encoding thioredoxin family protein, whose translation is MAVTAPLCAGDWAAPDFTLPGIDGRNWSLSDIRGGRPTLVAFICNHCPYVVAIIDRLVRDAALLRAEGIGVAAINSNDPVQYPEDSFDNMKVFARAHGIDFPYLFDESQEVARAWGAVCTPDFFGLDRDGRLRYRGRLDESGRLPAAPDARRELLDAMRLVAATGLGPEHQVPSMGCSIKWRETP
- a CDS encoding DUF3572 domain-containing protein, producing the protein MHDTMLSPASAEVTALRALAWLVTDQDRAMRFLALTGCDSQTLRQRAGEAEVLGAVLDFLLDDESALLAFADEVDLPAQSVALARHALPGALRR
- a CDS encoding DUF2794 domain-containing protein, which codes for MATLIRMSEYRGNTEFVHFERAEITQLLTLYAMRVASGEWRDYAIDVRPDGAMFSIFRHALERPLYTVTKSAAGSKGATWSVARSGRIVSRFPTLAGALAALDRAPRPVGS
- a CDS encoding tetratricopeptide repeat protein, with the protein product MTEKHDDAAADLLIKEVDEDLRQDELNRLWKKHGGLLTAAAVALVLSVAGWQGWQGWDAKQRQAASSRYSETSALVEQGKKDEASEVLAKLAAEGPKGYRLLAELRRADMAQQAGDFAGAAALYSKIAADSGVDKVYRDMSAIRAAYLVLDTSDPAAVEKSVEPLAVEASSWRHSAREILALAALKRGDAARAADLLAKIAEDAAAPQGLRTRAAELLAATGQRARS